From a single Leishmania donovani BPK282A1 complete genome, chromosome 17 genomic region:
- a CDS encoding protein kinase, putative, which translates to MPLHKTRINADPQRSPPPAPANHIRSPVGSVSSQSLAISPLSTKPVDIPSPERKPNSGVVTGVSISDGGAVWDRRAQCRAPTPPPSSITVERREEAGYGAMVAKGGKASSSLSKATAGRVGSQEDDVEGGDETSSEDEEDEEEDSDEEDDEGEEGGYYDGATSDQEEEDDDVDTGDSTSDDEEDEDDASTSASSSSSGSSTAPVEIGSRRTRRKMQSGKKSTQRSLKAAKNTAVPSSASSGAQWCGGPGPAAQPIRTKVSREGDVNVKVIFAARSRHCFRRYVKEVMTRFGFRKATDFDMYCIDQYGDRVDIDTEEDFEQLLDAFTEAMGVVGKDSLVGSPDTHASPPPPSLEPLHHLYGANQSTGSCGMPAAGDGSSMSRHARERAMSFSASQNHTSSFYAAKSFSLSPRLDATIASSISAGSLVEDDGKSSGSVLRLYVRYSNAYYTEHRREFEQQMNHSLLYPQAMLSNGGSGAHPPPPPPQQQQLSLGSPSSKWRLQTDQLPSGHVSPGAVGSPLARNLLAFTTCSVGSGGGDGGAISSHDELNAVHGKSSDWAAASADSMSMQFNETLNSNLAKTLRLDEAEPLDWRRMSVLGKGSFGTVYEGITQDGKMLAVKVQELSLDDGEDAEAVKAVKAEINLMRSLKHKNIVTYYGCQTRVLPTGNQQMEVFLELCHGGSLASLRRKFVKAKEPFSISLVRSYTRQVLEGLAYLHAQNVVHRDIKSDNVLISAMGEAKLADFGCSKRLGPATLQGMPGTLPPGAAPAAAAPSPQEAAVARAAMHQTVVGSPFFMAPEVLREDGSYTGAADIWSVGCLVLELLGREPWDITGKNIFQIMFRISKEKGMPTGVPKKCPAILLDFFERCFQRDTKRRATAVELLEHEWLTCPDKALEEVPPSPLSQKESPAE; encoded by the coding sequence ATGCCGCTGCACAAGACGCGGATCAACGCAGACCCACAGCGCTCACCCCCACCCGCCCCTGCGAACCACATCAGGTCGCCTGTAGGTAGCGTGTCGTCGCAGTCCTTAGCCATATCTCCCCTCTCGACCAAGCCGGTCGACATACCTTCGCCGGAGCGGAAGCCGAACAGTGGAGTCGTCACCGGCGTCAGCATCAgtgacggtggtgccgtCTGGGACCGGCGAGCACAGTGCCGAGCGCCGACGCCCCCCCCCAGTAGCATCACTGTGGAGCGCCGAGAAGAAGCCGGATACGGCGCGATGGTGGCGAAGGGGGGAAAGGCAAGCAGCTCACTCAGCAAGGCCACTGCCGGACGCGTTGGGAGCCAGGAAGATGATGTGGAAGGGGGCGATGAGACCTCGagcgaagacgaggaggacgaagaagaggaTAGCGatgaggaagacgacgagggcgaAGAAGGTGGCTACTATGACGGCGCCACGTCCGaccaggaggaggaggacgacgacgtaGACACTGGCGACAGCACCTCTGATGACGAGGAAGATGAAGACGATGCGTCGACGTCGGCTTCATCTTCCTCCTCGGGCtcttcgacggcgccggtAGAGATCGGCAGCAGGAGGACGCGGAGGAAGATGCAGAGTGGCAAGAAGTCGACGCAGCGCTCTCTCAAGGCCGCGAAGAACACGGCCGTGCCGTCATCGGCTTCAAGCGGTGCGCAGTGGTGCGGTGGGCCCGGaccggcagcgcagccgatTCGCACGAAGGTGTCGAGAGAGGGGGACGTGAACGTGAAGGTCATCTTTGCCGCTCGCTCCCGTCACTGCTTCCGCCGCTATGTCAAGGAGGTGATGACGCGCTTCGGCTTCCGGAAGGCGACCGACTTTGACATGTACTGCATTGACCAGTATGGCGACCGCGTCGACATCGATACGGAGGAGGACTTTGAACAGCTGCTTGACGCCTTTACGGAGGCCATGGGGGTGGTAGGCAAGGATAGTCTCGTGGGCTCCccagacacgcacgcctctcctccgccgccgtccctGGAGCCGCTCCACCACCTGTACGGCGCGAACCAAAGCACGGGTAGCTGTGGGATGCCCGCGGCGGGTGATGGGTCCAGCATGAGTCGCCATGCCCGCGAGCGCGCCATGAGCTTCAGCGCAAGCCAGAACCACACGTCCTCCTTCTATGCCGCCAAATCCTTCTCCTTATCCCCCCGACTGGACGCGACGATCGCGTCGTCCATCAGCGCTGGCAGCCTCGTGGAAGATGACGgcaagagcagcggcagcgtgctgcGACTTTATGTGCGCTATTCGAACGCCTACTACACCGAGCACCGCCGAGAGTTTGAGCAGCAGATGAATCATAGCCTGCTCTACCCGCAGGCCATGCTGAGTaacggtggcagcggtgcccatccaccgccgccgccgccgcagcagcagcagctgtcgCTTGGGTCGCCTTCGAGCAAGTGGAGACTTCAAACGGATCAGCTTCCAAGTGGCCATGTCTCGCCAGGGGCGGTAGGTTCTCCCCTCGCGCGAAATCTGCTCGCGTTCACGACCTGCAGCGttggcagcggaggcggagatggcggcgccaTTTCGAGCCACGACGAGCTCAATGCTGTTCATGGCAAATCTTCCGATTgggctgctgcctctgcggaCAGCATGTCGATGCAGTTCAACGAGACACTAAACAGCAACCTTGCCAAGACGCTCCGGCTTGATGAGGCCGAGCCGCTAGACTGGCGGCGTATGAGCGTGCTTGGCAAGGGCTCCTTCGGCACGGTGTACGAGGGCATCACTCAGGATGGAAAGATGCTGGCGGTGAAGGTGCAGGAGCTGTCcctcgacgacggcgaggacgcggaggcggtgaaggcggtgaaggcggagaTCAATCTCATGCGTTCGCTGAAGCACAAGAACATTGTCACCTACTACGGGTGCcagacgcgcgtgctgccgaCAGGCAATCAGCAGATGGAGGTGTTCCTCGAGCTATGCCACGGCGGCAGTCTCGCTTCCCTGCGGCGGAAGTTCGTAAAGGCCAAGGAGCCGTTCAGTATCTCGCTCGTGCGCTCATACACGCGGCAGGTTCTGGAGGGGTTGGCCTACCTGCACGCCCAGAACGTTGTGCACCGCGACATCAAGAGTGACAACGTACTCATATCTGCAATGGGCGAGGCGAAGCTTGCAGATTTTGGGTGCAGCAAGCGGCTAGGgccggcgacgctgcagggCATGCCGGGTACACTGCCTCcaggtgcagcgccggcggcggcggcaccaagCCCACAAGAGGCGGCGGTAGCACGTGCCGCTATGCACCAGACAGTGGTGGGCTCGCCCTTCTTCATGGCGCCAGAGGTGCTGCGAGAGGACGGCAGCTACACTGGCGCAGCGGACATCTGGTCTGTAGGCTGCTtggtgctggagctgctcggTCGTGAGCCGTGGGACATCACCGGCAAGAACATCTTTCAAATTATGTTTCGCATTAGTAAGGAGAAGGGGATGCCGACTGGGGTGCCGAAGAAGTGCCCAGCGATTCTTCTCGACTTCTTCGAGCGATGCTTCCAGCGGGATACCAAGCGGCGGGCCACCGCGGTAGAGCTTCTGGAGCATGAGTGGCTGACGTGCCCCGACAAGGCGCTCGaggaggtgccgccgtcgccgctatCGCAGAAGGAGTCGCCGGCGGAGTGA